One genomic segment of Alphaproteobacteria bacterium HT1-32 includes these proteins:
- a CDS encoding DUF3553 domain-containing protein: MPSDITPGALVKHPDRDDWGLGQVQSAIDGRITVNFEHAGKVLILADQVDLIVIANDD; this comes from the coding sequence ATTCCTTCGGATATCACACCCGGGGCACTGGTCAAACACCCCGACAGGGATGACTGGGGACTGGGGCAGGTGCAGTCGGCGATTGACGGTCGTATTACCGTAAACTTCGAACATGCCGGAAAGGTCCTTATACTGGCAGATCAGGTAGACCTTATCGTCATCGCCAATGACGACTAG
- a CDS encoding formate dehydrogenase subunit gamma, which yields MRDNHTRFGWITGFLALALIAIAPSLQTPHSPGGAKAYAQQQGAVPGQSLGNTSDADFWRMIRSGGAGTQGGIQGSVSIPDKKAGMLVQSEGEQWRSIRNGPLKTYGAYGLGGMVLLLVLFFLIRGRVKIDGGWSGRLIERFTTLERAAHWLTASSFILLSLTGLNLLFGKHVLLPVVGPSIFGVITYYGKISHNFIGFAFMVGIVLMFVMWAVHNIPNRHDLVWLAKGGGLIGKGHPPAKKFNAGQKVIFWTTVGGGAVLSWTGLQLMFPFGGILSFALATSIFDMQLIVLIHSILAVVMVCVIIAHIYIGTIGMEGAFDAMGSGYVDENWAHEHHSIWLDEVKNEAGEIDTAKQPAE from the coding sequence ATGAGAGACAATCACACACGGTTTGGCTGGATTACGGGTTTTCTTGCTTTGGCCCTGATTGCCATTGCGCCATCGCTGCAGACACCTCATTCGCCCGGTGGGGCAAAAGCTTATGCCCAGCAACAGGGTGCCGTTCCTGGCCAGTCGCTGGGGAATACCAGTGATGCCGATTTCTGGCGCATGATCCGCAGCGGCGGGGCTGGCACGCAAGGCGGTATTCAGGGCAGTGTTTCGATTCCCGACAAGAAGGCGGGAATGCTGGTTCAGTCAGAAGGGGAACAATGGCGCAGCATCCGTAATGGTCCGCTGAAAACCTACGGCGCTTACGGACTTGGTGGCATGGTTCTGTTGCTGGTCCTGTTCTTTCTGATACGCGGCCGGGTGAAAATTGACGGGGGCTGGTCAGGTCGCCTGATCGAGAGATTCACCACTCTGGAACGCGCAGCTCACTGGCTGACGGCCAGCAGTTTCATCCTGTTAAGTCTGACGGGGCTTAATCTGCTGTTTGGCAAGCATGTGCTGTTGCCGGTTGTTGGTCCGTCAATCTTCGGGGTCATTACCTATTACGGCAAGATCAGCCATAATTTCATCGGTTTTGCCTTCATGGTTGGCATAGTGCTGATGTTCGTGATGTGGGCCGTTCATAACATTCCGAACAGGCATGACCTGGTCTGGCTGGCAAAAGGTGGCGGGCTGATTGGCAAGGGCCATCCGCCGGCGAAGAAGTTCAATGCCGGTCAGAAGGTGATTTTCTGGACGACGGTTGGTGGTGGTGCGGTGCTGTCCTGGACAGGGCTGCAACTGATGTTCCCGTTTGGCGGTATCCTGTCTTTCGCGCTGGCGACAAGCATCTTCGATATGCAGCTTATCGTTCTGATTCACTCGATCCTCGCGGTGGTGATGGTCTGCGTGATCATTGCTCATATCTATATCGGTACAATCGGAATGGAAGGTGCCTTTGATGCCATGGGCAGTGGATATGTTGATGAAAACTGGGCACACGAACATCACAGCATATGGCTGGATGAAGTGAAGAATGAAGCGGGCGAAATTGATACGGCAAAGCAACCCGCTGAATAA
- a CDS encoding 4Fe-4S dicluster domain-containing protein has translation MARMKFLCDAERCIECNACVTACKNEHEVPWGVNRRRVVTINDGKPGERSISVACMHCSDAPCMAVCPVDCFYQSDEGVVLHSKDLCIGCGYCFYACPFGAPQFPQAGNFGSRGKMDKCTFCAGGPEEDMSQIEFSKYGRNRLAEGKLPLCAEMCATKALLAGDGDVVASVYRERVVARGFGSGAWGWGTAYQLKSGS, from the coding sequence ATGGCTAGAATGAAGTTCCTTTGCGACGCGGAACGCTGCATCGAGTGCAACGCCTGTGTCACAGCCTGTAAAAACGAGCATGAAGTGCCGTGGGGCGTAAACCGCCGTCGTGTCGTCACCATCAATGACGGCAAGCCGGGTGAACGTTCTATCTCGGTTGCCTGCATGCACTGTTCGGACGCGCCCTGCATGGCCGTCTGTCCGGTTGATTGCTTCTACCAGTCCGATGAGGGCGTGGTGCTGCATTCGAAGGACCTGTGCATCGGTTGTGGTTATTGCTTCTATGCGTGCCCGTTCGGTGCGCCGCAGTTTCCGCAAGCCGGCAACTTCGGCAGCCGGGGCAAGATGGACAAATGTACTTTCTGCGCCGGTGGTCCTGAAGAGGACATGTCGCAGATTGAGTTCTCAAAGTACGGGCGAAACCGTCTTGCAGAAGGCAAGCTGCCACTCTGTGCTGAAATGTGTGCGACCAAGGCGCTGCTTGCCGGTGACGGTGATGTGGTTGCCTCTGTCTACCGTGAGCGTGTCGTCGCTCGTGGTTTCGGGTCCGGAGCCTGGGGTTGGGGCACTGCCTATCAGCTCAAGTCCGGGTCCTGA